A single window of Alosa alosa isolate M-15738 ecotype Scorff River chromosome 11, AALO_Geno_1.1, whole genome shotgun sequence DNA harbors:
- the pex11a gene encoding peroxisomal membrane protein 11A yields MESYIQFTNQSQGRDRILRATQYACALARYMLRNDPSRKDILMKLQSLQSSMSSGRKLFRLGNTVNSVDAAKRTLLLSDPILRFCLTVSNLSRALYFICDNVLWARSLGLVRDINKERWSLNATRYYFVSLVMNLTRDVYLMAQLMVQRSRDRQYQHKVHQHLNESTDVAFVVVPQLDAFVFLLIECLKGNPAVALDTVKNVCDLFIPLDRLGVYQTSEGVVGFCGLLSSLLGILSVLKPHLKIKP; encoded by the exons ATGGAATCTTACATACAATTCACAAACCAAAGCCAAGGGAGGGATCGAATTTTAAG GGCAACCCAGTATGCGTGCGCTCTTGCGAGATATATGCTTCGAAATGATCCCTCTAGGAAAGACATTTTGATGAAGCTGCAAAGTCTTCAATCTAGCATGAGTTCGGGACGCAAAT TGTTCAGACTGGGTAACACCGTCAATTCGGTTGATGCTGCCAAGCGAACCCTGTTGCTGTCTGACCCCATCCTTAGATTCTGCCTTACTGTCTCCAACCTCAGCCGCGCCCTCTATTTCATCTGTGACAACGTGCTCTGGGCAAGAAGCCTCGGACTCGTCCGAGACATCAACAAGGAACGCTGGAGTCTGAATGCCACCCGCTACTACTTCGTGTCCCTGGTGATGAACCTGACTCGAGACGTGTACTTGATGGCACAGCTGATGGTGCAGAGGTCACGAGATAGGCAATATCAGCACAAGGTCCATCAGCACCTTAATGAGAGTACAGATGTGGCCTTTGTAGTGGTCCCACAGCTGGATGCCTTTGTGTTCCTTCTTATCGAGTGCCTCAAAGGCAACCCTGCTGTTGCCTTGGATACTGTCAAGAATGTGTGTGACCTCTTCATTCCCTTGGACAGGCTTGGTGTATATCAGACAAGTGAAGGGGTGGTGGGGTTCTGTGGGCTCCTGTCATCGCTGCTAGGCATACTGTCAGTCCTTAAACCCCACTTGAAAATAAAGCCATAG